In a genomic window of Littorina saxatilis isolate snail1 linkage group LG6, US_GU_Lsax_2.0, whole genome shotgun sequence:
- the LOC138969341 gene encoding uncharacterized protein isoform X1: MASNSFRHAMGEKNDTGNVYFPHYTYGHRMVMARWGKKMTRAMCTFHTTLTDIAWSWRPFSEDLSMSLQDKQSNVNKTVVMLMLNHLVKKTRVRSHRYKQRKDASYRPDTENSDADSVSTVYSILPLVQPLPTKGKVSSSNEAGGKGATST, encoded by the exons ATGGCGTCCAACTCATTCAGACATGCG ATGGGGGAAAAAAATGACACGGGCAATGTGTACTTTCCACACTACACTTACGGACATCGCATGGTCATGGCGAGATGGGGGAAAAAAATGACACGGGCAATGTGTACTTTCCACACTACACTTACGGACATCGCATGGTCATGGCGTCCCTTTTCAGAAGACCTGAGCATGAGCCTACAG GACAAACAGTCGAATGTGAACAAGACGGTAGTGATGCTGATGCTGAATCACCTTGTGAAGAAGACGAGGGTCCGCAGCCACCGATACAAACAAAGAAAG GATGCCTCATACCGACCAGACACGGAAAACTCTGACGCAGACTCTGTATCTACGGTGTACTCAATTTTGCCACTTGTACAACCACTCCCTACAAAAGGAAAGGTGTCCTCTTCAAATGAAG CCGGTGGGaaaggagcaacttctactTGA
- the LOC138969341 gene encoding uncharacterized protein isoform X2, with product MPGDKKYGPSKPKKRKFCGNKHTKKQTNQNSESIASSDETDKQSNVNKTVVMLMLNHLVKKTRVRSHRYKQRKDASYRPDTENSDADSVSTVYSILPLVQPLPTKGKVSSSNEAGGKGATST from the exons ATGCCCGGGGATAAAAAGTATGGGCCTTCAAAGCCCAAGAAACGCAAATTTTGTGGAAATAAGCACACGAAGAAGCAGACGAATCAAAACAGCGAAAGTATAGCATCGAGTGACGAAACT GACAAACAGTCGAATGTGAACAAGACGGTAGTGATGCTGATGCTGAATCACCTTGTGAAGAAGACGAGGGTCCGCAGCCACCGATACAAACAAAGAAAG GATGCCTCATACCGACCAGACACGGAAAACTCTGACGCAGACTCTGTATCTACGGTGTACTCAATTTTGCCACTTGTACAACCACTCCCTACAAAAGGAAAGGTGTCCTCTTCAAATGAAG CCGGTGGGaaaggagcaacttctactTGA